In the genome of Marinomonas algicola, the window TACAGCAAGCAATCCTCAACCTGAAATTGATGTCATAACGACAGAAGCTGAATCGACAACCGAGACAGCACCACAATCTCAAGAAAAGGCAAGCAACACAGATGACATAAATCGCTCATCAACCAAGACCAATGAAGCGGTTACGGAGAAACCAGAAAGATCAACGAGAACCCCTCGTCGCGGTCGTGGTAAACCTGCACCCGTAGCAAAAGTCGATATTAAGGAGCCTGTAGAGCTGCCTCAAGCAATCATTGATCAACAAGAAAAGATCAAACTTGAGCGCGAGCAAAGACTCTCTGAAAGTAAACCAAGACGTAACTCTAGAGGCCGTGTACAAAACGACCCAAGATTACAAAGAGAAAGCAAAGGCGAAGACAAACCAGAAGTGGAAACCAGTTCTGACTAACCTAAGCTAAGAAGAAAAGAGCCCGCATAATGCGGGCTCTTTTGCATAAATATATATTTTATTTACCCATTTAAATAAAATTACTATCTATAATTTACTTTATATACCGTTTTAAAAGACAAAAATTAATTAGGATCTTCACATGATTTTTGCCGACTCTCGCTTTAAAGATTTTAACTTTATAGGCGATTTATTTGGTGGAGCCACCACCGCTATCGTCTCCCTTCCACTTGCGCTCGCATTTGGAGCCGCTTCCGGTGCAGGCGCAGAAGCAGGCCTATGGGGTGCCATTTTGGTTGGCCTTTTCGCCTCTTTCTTTGGTGGTTCAACGTCTTTAATTTCTGAACCAACCGGCCCTATGACAGTAGTCATGACAGCCGTCCTTACAACCATGATGGCCGAACACCCAGATCAGGGGCTTGCCATGGCATTTACCGTCGTTATGATGGCCGGCTGTTTTCAGATTTTGCTTGGCAAACTTAAATTAGGCAAATACATAACCCTCATGCCTTATAGCGTAATATCAGGCTTTATGTCTGGTATCGGTATTATTTTAATCATACTACAGCTAGCACCCTTCTTGGGGCAGACCAGCCCAAGCGGTGGTGTACCTGGTACTATCATGGCTATACCAAATCTGGTGCGAAACATGGATTTCGCCGAACTCTTTTTAGGTTTATCCACTCTAGCCGTGCTATTTTACGTACCCAAAAGCTGGAAGAAATACGTACCACCCCAACTTGTTGCCCTTATTTCTATAACACTTCTATCCATTATTCTATTTGATTCCGAATCCATTCGACGAATTGGCGTGATCCCCTCTGGCCTTCCATCAATTCAATGGCCCACCTTTTCTTTTGATTTATTGGGTGAAATGATAATGGACGCCTTAGTCCTTGGAACACTTGGCTGTATTGATACATTACTGACCGCCGTGATTGGCGATAGCCTTACAAGAAAAGAGCACGACTCAAATAAAGAGCTGGTCGGTCAAGGTATTGCCAACCTAGTGTCTGGTTTTTTTGGCGGCCTTCCAGGTGCTGGCGCCACAATGGGAACAGTTGTTAACATTCAAACCGGAGCAAGATCGCCTGTCTCAGGTATTATAAGAGCGTTGATATTGTTCTTTATTGTTATGTGGGCCGCCCAACTAACACAACCTATCCCAATGGCTGTACTCGCTGGTATTGCGCTTTATGTTGGCTTAAATATTCTGGATTGGAGCTTTCTAAAACGCGCTCATAAAGTGGCCCGATCTCCAACTATAATAATGTATGGCGTGATGGTTTTGACCGTTTTCGTTGACTTAATGGTTGCCGTTGGCATAGGCGTGTTTATCGCCAACATACTGACCATTGAGAAACTTAGCCGAATCCAAGAAGGCAATATTAAGTCCATTAGTGATGCGGATGATGATGTACCACTATCAAAACAAGAAAGAGCTTTGCTTGATCAAGCAGAAGGCAAGGTATTGTACTTTTACCTTTCTGGACCAATGATTTTTGGCGTAAGCAGGGCCATTGCTAGACATCACAGTGCAACAACACATTATCAGGCGATGGTGATAGATCTTAGCGACGTACCAATGATGGATTTAACCGTAGGGCTCGCTCTGGAAAACGCCATTAAAGACGCGCTAGAAGCAAATTGCCGCGTTTACATTTTAGCGCCAAATGAACAAACGCGTGAAAGCTTATTTAAACTCGGCGTTAAGAAACAATTGCCTGAAAATGCGTTTGTTGAATCCAGAATGCTCGCTTTAGAACGTGCCTTAGCAGACACAAATGACACGCCAAAAAGACGTCAGGAAGAAGGTGCAGTCAATACAGGAGAAGCCAATAACATACTAACACCGGAAAGCACATCCGATTGATCCCAAGATTATCTATAGTGAGCCTACCCTAACGCAGTAGGCTCTCTTTCAAGCTGCACACCAAACTTACTTTTCACATCGTCAACTATGGCCGTTTGCAACTTCAATAGGTTATCAGACGTTTCATTATCATAGTTAACCAATACAAGCGCTTGCGCCTCATACACCCCTACTCCTCCCACTCTGTGCCCTTTCCAGCCCGCCCTATCAATAAGCCAACCAGCGGCCAATTTCCAACCATCACCCTGTTGATATGAGACAAGGTCAGGGTATAAATGCTTAAGACTTAGGTATTTGGCATCTGAAACAATTGGGTTTTTAAAGAAGCTCCCCGCATTGCCTAATTTTTTGGGATCGGGGAGTTTTTTCTGTCGTATTGCGGACACTTTATTAAAAATTTCTAAAGCGCTCGGAATAAAAGTGTTAAAAGTGCCTTTGGCAAAATAATCTAATTGAGTGTTAGCGAGCGTCGATAATTTAAGCCTAATTTTGGTAACAATATGGGAGCCTTTCCACTCATGTTTGAAGCGACTTTCTCGATAAGAGAAGTGACAATCAGCCACACCAATCCATTCCAAAGCGCCAGTTAAGCGATTATAAACTTCCACTTCCTGTAAGATATCTTTAATCTCTACACCATAAGCCCCAATATTCTGTATTGGGGCGGCACCAGCCGTACCAGGAATTAAGGCCAAATTTTCAATTCCATATAACCCTTGACGAACACTGTACTCAACCGCTTCATGCCAAATTTCACCCGAAGCAAGCTCAAGAATGCAATCAGTCGACCCCTCTATGTAGGATGTAGACATTCCTTTTATACGATTAATCGCCACGACACCTTGCACATCCCCCTCTAAAACGACGTTGCTTCCGGATCCAATAACAGTCAGCGAACACTGCTTATCTTCAACAAACATGATGAGTTCAGCCAGCTCCATTGCATCGTTTACAAGGCAAAAGTACTCAGCATAATAGTTAAAACCAAAGGAATTATGGTGTTTTAGCGAGTGATTATTAAGAATTTGTAGAGGCATAATTGGCTTGTTATTTTGAAGATGAATCAAGAAATGCTAAAAAGTTGTCCGACAAAGCCATAAGATGATCAACCATGACTTCAAACGACTTCTCACCATCGTAATACGGGTCATTTACTTCCCCCAAAGAAGGGCTGTTTGGCAAAGAACCAAATAACAAAATTTTATTTTTATAGGGTTCAGGACACATCGCAATTAAATGTTGATAATTACTTTCATCCATCGCTAGAATCCAATCAAAGTAAGCAAAGTCGTCGTTATTAACCTGCCTTGCCTGTTGATAACCAATATCTATCGAACGCTTTTTTAATGCGGCGATGGAACGAGGATCTGGCTTTGAACCAATATGATAGGCCGCCGTCCCAGCGGAGTCCAACTGCAGATCAATGCCTTTTCTCGAAGCAGCCGCATACTCTAAGATACCTTGTGCCGCTGGCGAACGGCAAATATTACCTAAGCAAACGGTTAACACCTTAATAGATCTCATTTTTTTTGATCAGAATCTAAGCGCTCATCTGTTGTCAGCGTTCGCGCTTCCGTTTCAAGCAATACAGGAATCCCATCACGTATCGGGTAAGCCATTCCTCCCATTTTACTAATAAGCTCTGTTCCCTCTTGATTCAAGATCAATGGTGCTTTAGTAACAGGACAAACCAAAATATCAAGCAGTGCTTTATTCATTTTTAACGTACCTTTGTAAAATTTGATAATGAATTTATCAAATTAAATTTAAAATCTTCAGTTAGCTGCAAACTCACCCTAAGATACCAAACATCATCGTTTTGGATATTAAGAGAGAAACACTTTACAGCATCCTTCTCTGTCATTACTACAGGCCCTTCATTCGGGATATCCTTGGCCTCCAATAAGTGATGGTCAGACAGCCAATGAGTCGAATAATCATTCGCTATATTTAATGTCGTTAAGGTGTTTAAAAAACGAGTCGGATTACCAATTGCCGCCACAACTGACCAAGCAGACTTGCTCTGTAGTACTGATAAGTCAGCCGTTAGCCCCGTTTTAACATTCACTAAATCCACTACACTTAAAGGGAAGCAGGCAAACTTTTCAGAAACCTCTTTAGGAATATACTTAGGACATTCAGAGAATTGCCCCTGTTGAATGACAGATGCAATAAAGTGAACGTCTTTCAACCTTTCAATAGGCTCTCTTAAAGGGCCAACGGGCAGTAAAAAACCATTTCCAAAACCCCTTTCATAATCCACCATCACAATTTCGATATGCCGGTCCAATGCGTAATGCTGTAAACCATCATCGCTAATAACAAGATCAACATCGGCTTCTGCAATCAATTTTTGAACGGCTTGAACACGATCACGCCCTACAACAACGGGGCAAGATGTTCTTTTTGCAAGCATCAACGGCTCATCACCTACGTCTTCTGGCGACGCATCACCAGTAACTAACACGGCGCCTTTATTGTTAGATCCATATCCTCTAGATACAATACCAGGCGTGTAGCCATTCGATACTAACCATTGACACAGAGCCACCACCATAGGGGACTTACCTGTCCCTCCAACAGTCAAGTTACCAACAACGATCACCGGGACGGAAGACTGAAACAAAGACGCTCTACTTTCAAGAAAACGTACTCGTTTTTGTCTAACAAAGCGCTTTATTACTGGCATCAGAGGATAAAAACAACGTGTCCAACAGTGCCCTTCATACCAAGCCTTACTAAATAGGCGATCAAGATTCACTGAGAACGCTCTCTTTCTGCCGTATGAGCTAATTTAGTAAACCCAAGCTGAGAAGCGGCATCATATAGCCTCATAACCATTTCGTAGGATGAATTAGCATCAGCTGTTATGATTAGCGGTATCTGATTATTACCCGAAGACGCTTCCTGCAGTCCAAGCTTAAGAGTTTCAGTACGACCATTGACCAAAGCCAATCCATTAATAACATATTGACCATCAGACGTAATCACCACTTCCAACTTATCATTTCCAATGGAAACCGCATCACTCGCCGATGCCGTTGGTAAGTCAATCGTCAATTCTGTACTTTGCTTAAATGTCGTAGTTACCATGAAAAAAATTAGCAATAAAAAAACAACGTCAATCAACGGTGTTAAATTGATACTTACTTCTTCAATTTTTTGACGGCGAAACTTCAATGTTTCACTCCTGTCTTAGCATCCCTATCCCCATGTATCACTTCGACTAATTTTGTTGCTTGTTGCTCCATCGTCACCACCAGTTCATCAATACGACGACTAAAGAAACGGTGAAATATGAGAGCAGGGATTGCGACACCCAGACCTGCCGCTGTAGTTAAAAGTGCTTCAGAAATACCACCAGCTAACAGCGCCGTATTACCAGCCCCCTCAGACATAAGTACAGAAAACACTTTTATCATTCCGACAACCGTACCAAGTAAACCAAGTAAGGGGGCAATAGCCGCAATGGTACCCAATGTGTTCATAAACTTTTCCAGTTCATGAATGGCATGACTTGCGGCTTCCTGTACACTCTCCTTCATCACATTACGGCCGTGCTTGGAATTCAACAACCCTGCGGCGAAGATAGAGCCTAACCCAATTTCAGATTGCAAATTACGAATTTTTTCAACGGTTAACCTGTCTTCACGAAGCATACCCAAGATCTCAGATAATAAATTTCTTGGTGCTACCCTATTACGTCTAAGAGCCCAAAAACGCTCAATGATAATCGCCATCGCAATGATTGAACAAAGCAATAGTGGCCATATAAAAAAACCACCGGATTTAATAAAATCTAGCACTAACAGCTCCTTCTAAAATTTGACCTTAATTTACCATAATATCAATCTTTTCAATACGCTCACATAGGCCTTGATTATGGCTAAGTAACAAAAAATGACACGCAGAAAAGCCAACATATATTGAATCAGACCTTTCTTTGAGCACGAATTTTTCATTCGCACCGACCTGTATCCACGCCACTTTTAATGCATCAAGCATCTTGATAAGGTTTTCATCAGGCATTGTACTCAAAATAATAAGATCTGGTAGCATATCAAACACCCTTTTTACGGTTAACTTACTATTTGAGTCTGGCCATATCAGTAACGTCCATTTTTTATCCAATAATTCAATCCTTTGTAGATAATTTTTTAGCTCACTCCCTCCCGAATACCACCCAGTATCCAAAAACACAGACCGAATAAAATGATTACCGTCAGTCGTTATTGACTTTTGAAATATTGAAAACAACAACTCATTATTCTTATTTTCAATAATAAACACCTTACTTGGACAAAATTTCCCCGGTAACCAGCAGCTAAATAGTGCTGATTGCGTCACCTCATTACCTACAAAGAGTAATACCACTCCCATCAATACAGTTGCGATAAAAGATAGCCAACGGAAGTACATCACCATAATGACAACGACGAAAATTGAAAACACAATCAATGGCAAAGGTAAAAATGGATTAATTTCAACCAAGGTCATCTGAAGTGCAATAAAACTTAACACATCAAATAAGAAAGCGAGTGCAACGTCTAAGAAAAACATCAAGTAATAGGTGTCTAATAACAATGTTTCGATAACGGAAAAGACACCAACGGGAAACCAGAAAAAGGCGGTAAATGGAATAACCACCATATTTACAAACATGGTGTAAATGGAAACATGCTCTTGCCATCCAACAACAATTATCATGGAGGTAAGGCTAAGCAAGATCTGGATACAAAAAAGTTTTAATGGCCATATCATTGGCACCCGGATCATATGAACAATCACAAAAACCAAGACAAATGACAACCAAAATCCAGCCGAATACAGGTTTTCACTATTGATGGCAATCACTAACATAAAAGCAATAAGAAGTAATTGCTTTACACTCAGTGACCGATGGTAGGCCTTTAATACATTCAGACAAATAAGCATGATACAAGCGCGGCTGACAGCAGGTCCCCATCCAACAAAACTGCCATACAACATTATTAGTACAATAGTAAAAAAAACCTCTAGCGCTCTTTTAGACAGCCCTATTAAAATCAAGGAAGCAGGTAAGACGCACCAAATAACATTCAAAATAATCCGAATTATTGCGTACAGATACCCAACATGAAGACCAGAAACGACAAATAAGTGCCCCACACCCAGCACTTGAACAACCCATTTATCTAATTGATTCATCGCATCTTTTTCGCCAAATAATAAAGCTCTACTAAAACGCCAGCTTGAAAATTTAACAAACATGTTATCCACTGCCCCTTTTGCTAAGCCAAACTTTTGACTGGCCACAATTAAATTGTCATAAAGCAATGCCATGATAGAATGCATCTGATTCAGATATTGACCGACAAACATGAGAAGAAAATACGCAAAAAAAACAAATACAAGATGAACTTCACCTTCTATCCTTACTCTTTGACTGATTAAGTAGAGACAGAGCAGTAAGATGCAAGTAGAATAAAGACCGTTAACATCGTCGGGGACAATGACTGCCCCCATCCATAGAAACAAATGTTGTGACATACAACCTCCATGTTGTAAGTACGACCCAAATACAATTTTAGTATGCCGAAGCGTTACTTCAGAAAATTTATCCCAAACCCTGAAAAATTGAAGTCAAACAAAACTCTGAGCATCTTAGGCTCACAGATTTATGACCAAGATTTATGGCATTTAAGCCGTCGATCCGTTGCAAAAGCATTTTTTATTGGCATTTTTTGGGCATGCATCCCAATGCCGTTTCAAATGCTTGCAGCGGTATTGTGTGCTGTACCATTTCGAGCAAACATCCCCTTATCGGTCGCCCTGGTATGGATCACTAACCCACTCACGATGCCCTTTGTTTTTTATGGCAACTATTTAGTGGGCACTCTCTTTGTCGGTAGTCAAACCACAAAAAAATTCCAGCTTTCCGTTGAGTGGATTTGGGACAAAATGGATCACATCTGGCTTCCGCTGTACGTTGGATCCATCACAACAGGCCTTGTTATCGGCCTAACAGCCTACATCGCTACTTTAGTATTATGGAGACTGCATGTTGTTAAACGCTGGAAATTGAGGCGCTTAAACAAACAAATTAAAAAATAAAGGGATACACTCCTTGTCCCTTTACCTACTCCGTTTTTTCTTAGCCGCGAATTCCTCCCTTAAAAATAATTAACACACCTTGTTACTTTATTTTTTCCAACTCACCCAGAGAAAGCCTGTACGCAGAATCCACCCACGAGAGCATTCTTTCATCGTGAGTAACAATCAAAAAAGCCATATTTTTCGTGGCTTGTAATGACTTAATTAAATTCTGAATTTCTATCGCTGTTGTTTCATCCAAGTTCCCTGTCGGTTCGTCCATTAACACGCAAGATGGATTATTAATTAAGGACCTAGCAACGGCGACCCTCTGTCTTTCTCCTCCGGACAACTGGGCTGGACGATGGGATAAGCGCTCAGCAAGCCCTACTTGAGATAGTAGAGCCGTCGCCTCATCCACCGCAACCTTTTTTCTTTTTCCTGCAATCAGCAGTGGCATCATTACGTTTTCCAATGCTGAAAATTCTGGTAATAAATGATGCAGTTGATACACAAAGCCCAACTCTTTATTCCGCTGCTTAGAGCGTTGCTTGTCATTTAACTTAGACCAGTCTTTACCTGCTAAGCTAACAGAACCAGATGAGGCTAAATCTAAACCAGCTAACAAGTTTAATAACGTCGTTTTACCTGAACCAGAAGCACCAACAATCGCCGCCGTTTCACCTAATTCCAAGGCAAGATTGATCGACTTAAGTACATCAACCACATGTTTACCATCAGAATAAGATTTAGATAAATCACAACATTCCATCACGACTGAAGTCATATTACTCATATCTAAGTGCCTCTGCTGGTTCAATTTGGGATGCTCTCCATGCCGGATAAAGTGTCGCACAGACCGTCATAACAAAAGCAGCAATCACAATTAAGCGAACATCATTCCATTGCAGCTCAGATGGCAGATAACTAATAAAATAGACATCAGCGTTTAAAAATTGCCGATCTAATACTTTCTCAACCCACCCAATAATCGAACTCACATTCAGTGCGGCGGCGACACCTAAAACAACCCCTAGAACAGTCCCTAGTACACCTATAAACACGCCCTGAATAACAAAAACCCACATAACTTGGCCTGATGTTAGGCCCATGGTTCTTAGAATAGCAATATCGGTTTGCTTATCGGTTACCACCATAACCAAAGTAGATACAATATTAAACGCAGCAACGGCAACAATTAATAGCAATAACAACGCAATCATTGTTTTTTCCATTTGTATGGCCTGAAAAAGATTTCCATGCGTTCGCGTCCAATCACTCACTCTATTTTGTCCTGGAACAGCCCTAGCAATATCCCATATTCGGGCGGGCGCAACAAATAGATCATCAAAAGAGATCCTGACCCCTTCAACTTGCCCAGGTTGCAAACGCTTCAATTTCCCAGCATCCCTAACATGTATGTACGAAAAACTACTGTCCAGTTCGGCACCAACTTTAAAAGTACCGACTAAAGTGAAACGCTTCAGCGTTGGGCTAACACCAGCAATGGAGACATTCGCTTCTGGTAAAAGCGCGGTCACTTTATCCCCAACTTTAACTCGAAGCATTCGAGCCAACTGCTCGCCCAAAATAATACCAAATGATACATCGTCTAAATCAGACAACGCCCCCTGGGTCATATTTTTAGAAATAATTGACACTTTCTCTTCAAAGCTTGGGTCAATGCCATTCATTAAGGCTCCATGAACACCAGACTTAGATTGAAACATAACCTGCGTTTGAGTATGTGGGGCTACAGCAATGACATTAGGCTGAGCCATAATAATATCGGATACTGATTGCCAGTCATCTAAGGTAGGCATCCCCCATAGCGTAGCATGAGGCACCATCCCCAAAATTCTTTGTCTTAATTCACGGTCAAATCCATTCATAACAGACAACACCGTTATCAAGACCGCCACCCCAAGCGTTAATCCAGTAATAGAGGAAAAACTAATAAATGAAATAAAGTGGTTAGTTCGCTTCGCTCTCGCGTAACGCAACCCAATTCTTAATGGTAATAAATTTATCAATTCAAGCCCTTTTAAAAATAAAAACGGGAGACATGACAGCCTCCCGTTAAACAACTTTTCTTTTTTGCACAAGCTACAAACGGCTAGCTATTTAGGCTTTGTTACGCAGAAAAATCAATGCCAATTCGGCGGCCAATTTCTTCATAAGACTCAATAACATTACCTAGACCTTGTCTAAAGCGATCTTTATCTAACTTTTCACGGGTTTCACTGTCCCATAAACGACAGCCATCTGGAGAAAATTCATCCCCTAATACAACGTCACCGTGAAACAAGCCAAACTCAAGTTTGTAGTCAACCAGAATCATACCGCCTTCAGCAAATAACGCTTTTAACACGGAATTAACTTGATAAGTTAGCGCTTTCGCTTTAGCCAAATGCTCAGCCTTAGCCCATCCAAATGATTCAACATGGGATTCATTTATCATTGGATCACCCAAAGCATCATTCTTTAAAAACAATTCAAATGTAGGTGGGCTTAATTCTTGACCTTCAGTAACGCCTAAACGACGACATAGGCTGCCTGCAGCAACATTGCGGACAACACATTCAATAGGCATCATGTCTAAGCTTTTCACTAAAGAATCGGTATCACTCAAGCATTTCTCAAAATGCGTTGGTATACCCGCTTCCTGTAGTTTAGTCATAATAAAGGCATTAAACTTATTGTTTACCATGCCTTTACGACTCAGCTGCTCTATTCGCTTGCCATCAAACGCCGATGTGTCATCTCGAAATACGAGAACCATTTTATCAGGATCATCTGTACGAAACACAGACTTTGCTTTACCTGCATACAGCTCTTGTCGTTTTTCCATTGTTAGGGCTCCGAGTAAATTCTATTATGAGGGGTTTATAAAACGTGACATTACTTGATACGAACGTAATTCAGGATAATCAACATCAGAGAAGTCAATAATCAAAAATTTGCCTAACGTATTTGTATCAACTCTAAAGGTATAAATTTCTTCATCCCAATCGATATTATCTAGATTACGCCTTCTACCTTTTATTAAGCTTGGCTTAGACTCATCTTGATCAACAAAAGGAATTTTAAGGTCTACGATATCGCCTATTTTAGGCAATTCCTCTTCTGGCTTTAATGAGAGTTTATTCGAGCTAGTCGACAGTAAATATAAGCCAGCCGAAGAAATCAAGGTTTCTACGTTTTGTGTTTTATCATTTAACCTAAGTACAAACTGCCCCTTATGATCAACCCATAAAGGCGTTGTGTTGGTTTTAAATTGGCTCGATAAAAAAGCGGTAGTATCATTCAGTTGTTTACCTAACACACCCCATAAACGTACAACTGAGGTTTCTGCAAATTGGCTTTCACTCGGGCTTTTCCACTCTGATGAAACACCATCAGATGATTCTTTCCGATAACGAACATCAATTTTGGTACCGATGGGATCAAACGATAAATCAAACTGAAATACAATACCGTCAGATGGTAAGCGAGTAATTGAACGCCACAATGACGCTAATTTACCCTCATTACTCGTGGTGAATCTCTGAGTTTCAATGATTCCATCTAGGTTCGATCGAATTGGGTTACCATCACCATACAAGCCCGTCAGAAAGTTGGTTAGTATATTTTCTGTAACCGATTGTGCGGCCGGAACTAAAAGCTGGTAACGCCCTTCTAATGAGGCAATATGAATCGGCGTTAATGCATGATACAGGGAAGGAGGACTAGGAATTTGAGGCTGACTTAGGTCATTTAAGTTTCCTACACGTTGCTCATTTGGTATATAAAGTTTATCAACTGGTGGCTTACTCCCTTCAGGGTATTTTAAAACCTGGGCATTGGCTTTAACGGTTTTGTAATCATCCCGATGATCCTTGATAACACTAGAGCTACCACAACCTGCTAAAAATAAACATAATATCGTACCAAGAGCACATTGCTTAATCATTTTAATGATATCCCCGAGAGTAACATTGACTCTTCAAGTTGAGCTCGAAATTCAACAGAAAGAGACGTTAATGGTAGACGAATTCCAGCGTCACATAACCCCATTCTATGAACCGCCCATTTTACAGGAATAGGATTAGATTCTAAGAACAAATTAGCGTGTAAAGAAGCCATACTTGCATCCACAGTTCGTGCCATTTCCGCGTTATTTTCAATAGCATAAATAGCCGCTTGGGAAACCTTTTTGGGGGCCACATTAGCCGTCACAGAAATATTACCTTTACCACCAGAAAGCATAAGCTCTACCGCGGTAGCATCATCACCTGAATAAACAGCAAAATCGGCAGGTAATTTTTCAATCAATTCACGGCCTCTTGCCACATCTCCAGTAGCGTCTTTAAGGCCAATGATATTCTTAATAGCAGATAAACGTAGAACGGTCTCATTAGCCATATCGCAGGCAGTTCTTCCGGGTACATTGTAAAGTATCTGTGGAATATCAACCGCTTCAGCGACGGCTTTGAAATGTAAGTAGAGACCTTCTTGGGTGGGTTTGTTGTAGTATGGTGTGACCAGTAAACACGCATCAGCACCCGCCTCTTTCGCCCTTTGAGTTAAATCAATAGCTTCGTGAGTTGAATTTGCACCAGTACCAGCGATAACAGGTACTCGACCTCCTACCTTTTGCACAACTTGACGGATTACATCTGCATGCTCTTCATAATCTAGGGTTGCTGATTCACCCGTCGTTCCAACAGCAACAATGCCGTGTGTGCCTTGTTCAATATGAAACTCAACCAATTCGTCGAGTTTACTTTTATCAACCGCACCATCGTCCATCATTGGGGTAATTAAAGCAACTAAGCTACCGATAATCATTCAGAGTCTCCAAGAAAAAATAACGGGACATATAGTACCGCCCAGCTTGGTTTGAAACAATAACAGTAAGGTGTAAAGCCTTGTAAATAATTGATTGAAAGTAAACTTTTTATCACTATTAATACGTATATCACAATACAATCATTATTTTACTAAAAATAAGGTAACACATTATGACTTTATCCATTGGACAAGAAGCACCAAAATTTGTCTCTAAAGATCAAGATGGTAACGAAATTTCATTAGTGGATTTTTTAGGAAAAAAAGTCGTTTTATATTTTTATCCTAAAGATTCCACTCCAGGCTGCACGACT includes:
- a CDS encoding ComEC/Rec2 family competence protein; this translates as MSQHLFLWMGAVIVPDDVNGLYSTCILLLCLYLISQRVRIEGEVHLVFVFFAYFLLMFVGQYLNQMHSIMALLYDNLIVASQKFGLAKGAVDNMFVKFSSWRFSRALLFGEKDAMNQLDKWVVQVLGVGHLFVVSGLHVGYLYAIIRIILNVIWCVLPASLILIGLSKRALEVFFTIVLIMLYGSFVGWGPAVSRACIMLICLNVLKAYHRSLSVKQLLLIAFMLVIAINSENLYSAGFWLSFVLVFVIVHMIRVPMIWPLKLFCIQILLSLTSMIIVVGWQEHVSIYTMFVNMVVIPFTAFFWFPVGVFSVIETLLLDTYYLMFFLDVALAFLFDVLSFIALQMTLVEINPFLPLPLIVFSIFVVVIMVMYFRWLSFIATVLMGVVLLFVGNEVTQSALFSCWLPGKFCPSKVFIIENKNNELLFSIFQKSITTDGNHFIRSVFLDTGWYSGGSELKNYLQRIELLDKKWTLLIWPDSNSKLTVKRVFDMLPDLIILSTMPDENLIKMLDALKVAWIQVGANEKFVLKERSDSIYVGFSACHFLLLSHNQGLCERIEKIDIMVN
- a CDS encoding DUF2062 domain-containing protein gives rise to the protein MPKRYFRKFIPNPEKLKSNKTLSILGSQIYDQDLWHLSRRSVAKAFFIGIFWACIPMPFQMLAAVLCAVPFRANIPLSVALVWITNPLTMPFVFYGNYLVGTLFVGSQTTKKFQLSVEWIWDKMDHIWLPLYVGSITTGLVIGLTAYIATLVLWRLHVVKRWKLRRLNKQIKK
- a CDS encoding ABC transporter ATP-binding protein, which gives rise to MTSVVMECCDLSKSYSDGKHVVDVLKSINLALELGETAAIVGASGSGKTTLLNLLAGLDLASSGSVSLAGKDWSKLNDKQRSKQRNKELGFVYQLHHLLPEFSALENVMMPLLIAGKRKKVAVDEATALLSQVGLAERLSHRPAQLSGGERQRVAVARSLINNPSCVLMDEPTGNLDETTAIEIQNLIKSLQATKNMAFLIVTHDERMLSWVDSAYRLSLGELEKIK
- a CDS encoding lipoprotein-releasing ABC transporter permease subunit, producing MINLLPLRIGLRYARAKRTNHFISFISFSSITGLTLGVAVLITVLSVMNGFDRELRQRILGMVPHATLWGMPTLDDWQSVSDIIMAQPNVIAVAPHTQTQVMFQSKSGVHGALMNGIDPSFEEKVSIISKNMTQGALSDLDDVSFGIILGEQLARMLRVKVGDKVTALLPEANVSIAGVSPTLKRFTLVGTFKVGAELDSSFSYIHVRDAGKLKRLQPGQVEGVRISFDDLFVAPARIWDIARAVPGQNRVSDWTRTHGNLFQAIQMEKTMIALLLLLIVAVAAFNIVSTLVMVVTDKQTDIAILRTMGLTSGQVMWVFVIQGVFIGVLGTVLGVVLGVAAALNVSSIIGWVEKVLDRQFLNADVYFISYLPSELQWNDVRLIVIAAFVMTVCATLYPAWRASQIEPAEALRYE
- the purC gene encoding phosphoribosylaminoimidazolesuccinocarboxamide synthase, with amino-acid sequence MEKRQELYAGKAKSVFRTDDPDKMVLVFRDDTSAFDGKRIEQLSRKGMVNNKFNAFIMTKLQEAGIPTHFEKCLSDTDSLVKSLDMMPIECVVRNVAAGSLCRRLGVTEGQELSPPTFELFLKNDALGDPMINESHVESFGWAKAEHLAKAKALTYQVNSVLKALFAEGGMILVDYKLEFGLFHGDVVLGDEFSPDGCRLWDSETREKLDKDRFRQGLGNVIESYEEIGRRIGIDFSA
- the dapA gene encoding 4-hydroxy-tetrahydrodipicolinate synthase yields the protein MIIGSLVALITPMMDDGAVDKSKLDELVEFHIEQGTHGIVAVGTTGESATLDYEEHADVIRQVVQKVGGRVPVIAGTGANSTHEAIDLTQRAKEAGADACLLVTPYYNKPTQEGLYLHFKAVAEAVDIPQILYNVPGRTACDMANETVLRLSAIKNIIGLKDATGDVARGRELIEKLPADFAVYSGDDATAVELMLSGGKGNISVTANVAPKKVSQAAIYAIENNAEMARTVDASMASLHANLFLESNPIPVKWAVHRMGLCDAGIRLPLTSLSVEFRAQLEESMLLSGISLK